Proteins from one Geobacter sp. genomic window:
- the ybgF gene encoding tol-pal system protein YbgF, whose product MHRAHWLCTGIAGLMLAGCSSVDVISKKQMETESRLEQLLQSNAANASQVADLTREVQEIKNALIGQAADLETIKSRQENLQKSLEAIPAQAPSSSAAPATEPSAKIELVNAATKTDAENPQQEAYMKAFGIFSADRYPEAITAFTSFIAAYPDSEYAANAQYWIGECHYTQKEYRQALAAFKLVVEKHPKAKKVPDALLKVAFSQLSMNEPSAAKTTMQKLIDHYPKSPAAAKARERLSRL is encoded by the coding sequence ATGCACCGCGCACACTGGCTCTGCACCGGCATAGCCGGCCTGATGCTCGCCGGCTGCAGCTCCGTGGACGTCATCTCCAAGAAGCAGATGGAAACAGAATCCCGCTTGGAGCAGCTCCTGCAGTCGAATGCCGCCAACGCTTCGCAAGTTGCCGATCTCACTCGCGAAGTCCAGGAGATAAAAAATGCCCTGATCGGGCAGGCAGCCGACCTGGAGACGATCAAATCACGGCAGGAGAACCTGCAGAAATCCCTGGAAGCCATTCCGGCGCAAGCCCCCTCTTCGTCTGCAGCACCGGCCACGGAGCCATCCGCCAAGATCGAGCTCGTCAACGCCGCCACCAAGACCGACGCGGAAAATCCCCAGCAAGAAGCCTACATGAAGGCCTTCGGCATCTTCAGCGCCGACCGCTATCCCGAAGCGATTACCGCGTTTACCTCCTTCATCGCAGCCTACCCCGACAGCGAATATGCGGCAAACGCCCAATACTGGATCGGCGAATGCCATTATACGCAGAAGGAGTACCGCCAGGCCCTGGCCGCCTTCAAGCTGGTGGTTGAGAAGCATCCCAAGGCAAAGAAGGTGCCGGATGCGCTGCTGAAGGTCGCCTTCTCCCAGCTGAGCATGAACGAGCCGTCCGCAGCCAAGACCACCATGCAGAAACTGATCGATCACTATCCCAAGAGCCCCGCTGCCGCCAAGGCGCGCGAGCGGTTGAGCCGTCTCTAG
- a CDS encoding peptidase U32: MKKPELLAPAGTMEKLKIAIHYGADAVYLGGKAFGLRNLAGNFTPGELREAVDYAHGRGVRVFLTVNAYPGSDELPALRSYLEEIAPIPVDACIVADPGVIAMIREVSPEREIHLSTQANTTNWQSALFWQRQGIKRINLARETPLSGIQAVRDKVSAELEVFVHGALCIAYSGRCLLSSVMSGRPANKGECAHPCRWEYALVEETRPGQYFPVVEDGGGSFIFNSKDLCLLPHLPELVASGVDSLKIEGRMKGSYYVASVVRVYRTALDRYCADPDGYRCDPAWLEELQKVSHRGYTSGFLFGQPGEGDQEYHSRYRRSHQFVGMVEEVLADGRAVVGVRNRMLDGDAVELIGPAMKTASLTMQEMQDEKGAPLAVAQPNQRIVLRLPVPVERYDLLRRESTDEEQ; the protein is encoded by the coding sequence GTGAAGAAACCCGAGCTGCTGGCACCTGCCGGCACCATGGAAAAACTGAAGATTGCCATCCATTACGGAGCGGATGCCGTCTACCTGGGGGGAAAGGCCTTTGGCCTGCGCAACCTGGCGGGCAATTTCACCCCCGGCGAGCTCAGGGAGGCGGTCGATTATGCCCATGGCCGCGGGGTGAGAGTCTTCCTGACGGTCAATGCCTATCCGGGCAGCGACGAGCTGCCGGCGCTCAGGAGCTATCTGGAAGAGATCGCTCCTATCCCGGTTGACGCCTGCATCGTTGCCGATCCCGGGGTTATCGCCATGATCCGGGAGGTCTCCCCGGAGCGGGAGATCCATCTCTCCACCCAGGCGAATACCACCAACTGGCAGAGCGCACTGTTCTGGCAACGCCAGGGGATAAAGCGGATAAATCTGGCGCGGGAGACCCCGCTTTCCGGTATCCAAGCCGTGCGCGACAAGGTCTCGGCCGAACTGGAGGTCTTTGTCCACGGCGCGCTCTGTATCGCCTATTCCGGCCGCTGCCTTCTCTCCAGCGTCATGTCCGGACGGCCGGCCAACAAGGGGGAGTGCGCCCATCCCTGCCGCTGGGAATACGCCCTGGTGGAGGAGACCCGCCCCGGCCAGTACTTCCCGGTTGTCGAGGATGGGGGAGGCTCCTTCATCTTCAACTCCAAGGATCTCTGTCTGCTGCCGCACCTGCCGGAACTGGTCGCAAGTGGTGTCGACTCCCTGAAGATCGAGGGGCGGATGAAAGGGAGCTACTATGTCGCCTCGGTGGTGCGCGTCTACCGGACCGCCCTGGACCGTTACTGCGCCGACCCTGACGGTTACCGGTGCGATCCCGCCTGGCTCGAAGAGCTGCAGAAGGTGAGCCACCGGGGCTACACCAGCGGTTTCCTCTTTGGCCAGCCCGGCGAGGGTGACCAGGAGTACCACTCCCGTTACCGCCGCAGCCACCAGTTCGTGGGGATGGTGGAAGAGGTGCTGGCCGACGGCCGGGCCGTAGTTGGCGTGCGCAACCGGATGCTGGACGGAGATGCGGTGGAGCTGATCGGTCCGGCAATGAAGACCGCCAGCCTCACCATGCAGGAAATGCAGGACGAAAAGGGGGCGCCCCTGGCAGTGGCCCAACCCAACCAGCGGATAGTGCTCCGCTTACCGGTGCCGGTGGAACGGTATGACCTGCTGCGGCGGGAATCTACAGACGAGGAACAGTGA
- a CDS encoding phospholipid carrier-dependent glycosyltransferase, with translation MTCCGGNLQTRNSDRVKSILRFITATAGSARRDLTTLTLVFGIAFFQFLGRFPLMEPDEGRYAEIPREMLERGDFVTPLLNYVKYFEKPPLHYWLNALSLSVFGENEFAARFPGTLCGLLTVLFTYHMGRKLFGRREGMLAALVLGSATGFLVQSRINFIDMTLTFCMTAALGCFLLASRPDEKRKGLYYYLFYIFAALAVLAKGLIGLVLPGAVIFLYLLICRRWRLLREMRLLTGILLFLAVAAPWFVLVSLRNPEFARFFFIHEHFERFLTKVHGRYQPFWFFIPILLLTMLPWSFFVPQALAKAWRERKAPGGENLIYLILWAGFIFLFFSKSNSKLIPYILPVFPALALLVGRLFCTILDGEELPARVTMVLATILCIVGLGAMVYPHVATRPDLSPVGGIVAGGIFLAEGVLAFVAVHYRDGQRLLLTLCAGGLLLAVVGPHFFYERISQRRASSKELCLMVRKVAGPDTVVASFGYEQGLPFYAQRRVIVVGGIGELEFGSKQGDQSAWFMDMDRFVPIWDSSRPVVALLRQGDLDTLMSKSKTQVRILGEDRRKLLITNR, from the coding sequence ATGACCTGCTGCGGCGGGAATCTACAGACGAGGAACAGTGACCGCGTGAAAAGTATCCTGAGATTCATCACCGCAACTGCCGGCAGTGCCCGGCGTGATCTGACCACATTGACCCTGGTGTTCGGCATCGCCTTTTTCCAATTCCTGGGGCGTTTCCCGCTCATGGAGCCGGACGAGGGGCGCTATGCCGAGATCCCGCGGGAGATGCTTGAACGGGGCGATTTCGTGACGCCGCTTCTGAACTACGTCAAGTATTTCGAGAAGCCGCCGCTTCACTATTGGCTGAATGCCCTGTCGCTGTCCGTCTTCGGGGAGAATGAATTTGCCGCGCGCTTCCCCGGAACGCTTTGCGGCCTTCTCACGGTGCTCTTCACCTATCATATGGGGCGAAAGCTGTTCGGCCGCCGCGAGGGGATGCTGGCAGCCCTGGTGCTCGGTTCGGCCACCGGCTTCCTGGTGCAGTCCCGGATCAATTTCATCGACATGACCCTCACCTTCTGCATGACCGCGGCGCTTGGCTGCTTTCTCCTCGCCTCCCGCCCGGACGAGAAGCGAAAGGGGCTCTATTACTATCTGTTTTATATCTTTGCGGCCCTGGCCGTGCTGGCCAAGGGGCTGATCGGGCTGGTCCTGCCCGGTGCGGTGATCTTCCTCTACCTGCTCATCTGCCGACGCTGGCGTCTCCTGAGGGAGATGCGGCTGTTGACCGGTATTCTGCTCTTTCTGGCGGTCGCCGCCCCCTGGTTCGTTCTCGTGTCGCTGCGCAATCCCGAATTCGCCCGCTTCTTCTTCATCCATGAACACTTCGAGCGTTTCCTCACCAAGGTGCATGGCCGTTACCAGCCGTTCTGGTTTTTCATCCCCATACTCCTTCTGACCATGCTCCCCTGGTCGTTCTTCGTGCCCCAGGCACTTGCCAAAGCCTGGCGGGAGCGGAAGGCGCCCGGCGGCGAAAACCTGATCTATCTCATCCTCTGGGCCGGTTTCATCTTTCTCTTCTTTTCCAAGTCCAATTCGAAGCTCATCCCCTATATCCTCCCGGTCTTTCCTGCCCTGGCCCTTCTGGTCGGGCGCTTGTTTTGCACGATCCTGGACGGAGAAGAGCTGCCGGCCAGGGTCACCATGGTCCTGGCAACAATCCTCTGCATCGTGGGGCTCGGTGCGATGGTCTATCCCCATGTGGCAACCCGGCCCGATCTGTCGCCGGTCGGCGGCATCGTGGCCGGGGGGATCTTCCTGGCAGAAGGAGTCCTGGCCTTTGTCGCCGTTCACTATCGCGACGGTCAGCGGCTGTTGCTGACCCTCTGCGCCGGCGGGTTGCTCCTGGCCGTGGTGGGGCCGCACTTTTTCTACGAGCGGATCTCCCAGAGGCGGGCGAGTTCCAAGGAACTCTGTCTCATGGTGCGGAAGGTGGCGGGGCCCGACACGGTGGTCGCCTCGTTCGGCTATGAGCAGGGGCTCCCTTTCTATGCGCAGCGGCGCGTGATCGTGGTCGGCGGGATCGGCGAGCTGGAGTTCGGCTCCAAGCAGGGAGACCAGTCGGCCTGGTTTATGGATATGGACCGATTCGTCCCGATCTGGGATTCGTCCCGTCCCGTGGTTGCGCTCCTCAGGCAAGGGGATCTCGACACCCTCATGAGTAAGTCAAAAACTCAGGTACGCATACTCGGCGAAGACCGCCGCAAGCTTCTGATCACCAATCGCTGA
- a CDS encoding aminotransferase class I/II-fold pyridoxal phosphate-dependent enzyme — protein sequence MRSEFLPFSTPTLEDAEINEVVDSLRSGWITTGPKVKRFEDAFRAYVGAPYAVPLSSATAGLHLTLLALGIKEGDEIITTPMTFASTASIPVLCGAKPVLVDIEPGTLNIDAQKIREKITPKTRAIIPVHFAGQSCDLDPIFALAREFGLTVIEDAAHAAGTEYKGKRIGSFDSISIFSFHPNKNLTTGEGGMVCTPDETLAEEVSLLKFHGMSREAWKRFAASGTPNYDIVLPGFKYNMMDIQAAIGIHQLPKLDRFIERRTEIAGFYNQALADVAELALPVCGPYPQRHAWHLYTPLVRIELLDIDRDGFMAELKKLNIGTGLHYKAVHHHAWYREHLPQPAGSLPHADYASDRILSLPLFPKMTDQDARDVVDAVKDVIVKFRK from the coding sequence GTGCGCAGCGAGTTTCTCCCCTTTTCCACTCCCACCCTAGAGGACGCAGAGATCAACGAGGTCGTTGATTCCCTCCGTTCCGGCTGGATCACCACCGGCCCCAAGGTGAAGCGTTTCGAGGACGCCTTCCGGGCGTATGTCGGCGCCCCCTATGCCGTGCCGCTCAGTTCGGCCACCGCGGGGCTCCACCTGACCCTGCTCGCCCTCGGCATCAAGGAGGGAGACGAGATCATCACCACTCCCATGACCTTTGCCTCCACGGCGAGCATCCCGGTCCTGTGCGGTGCAAAGCCGGTGCTGGTGGATATCGAGCCCGGCACCCTCAATATCGATGCCCAAAAGATCCGCGAGAAGATCACCCCGAAGACCCGGGCGATCATCCCGGTCCACTTTGCCGGTCAATCCTGCGATCTCGACCCGATCTTCGCCCTGGCCCGCGAATTCGGGCTCACCGTCATAGAGGATGCGGCCCATGCCGCGGGCACCGAATACAAGGGGAAGCGGATCGGCTCCTTCGATTCGATCTCCATCTTCTCCTTCCATCCCAACAAGAACCTGACCACCGGCGAAGGGGGGATGGTCTGTACCCCGGACGAGACTCTGGCCGAGGAGGTGTCGCTCCTCAAGTTCCACGGCATGAGCCGCGAGGCGTGGAAGCGCTTTGCCGCCAGCGGTACCCCCAACTACGACATCGTGTTGCCCGGCTTCAAATACAACATGATGGACATCCAGGCGGCTATCGGCATCCACCAACTCCCCAAGCTGGACCGCTTCATCGAACGCCGCACCGAGATCGCCGGATTCTACAACCAGGCCCTGGCCGATGTGGCTGAGTTGGCTCTTCCCGTCTGCGGCCCGTATCCGCAACGCCATGCCTGGCATCTCTACACGCCGCTGGTCCGGATCGAGCTGCTCGACATAGACCGTGACGGCTTCATGGCCGAGCTGAAGAAGCTGAACATCGGCACCGGGCTCCACTACAAGGCGGTCCACCACCATGCCTGGTACCGGGAGCATCTCCCCCAGCCGGCAGGCAGCCTGCCCCATGCCGATTACGCATCGGACCGGATCCTGTCGCTGCCGCTCTTCCCGAAGATGACCGATCAGGACGCGCGGGACGTGGTCGATGCGGTGAAGGACGTGATCGTGAAATTTCGGAAATAA
- a CDS encoding glycosyltransferase — MPQQPYISIIIPVYNEEGNLDNLMARLYPVMQGLALPFEIIFTDDGSRDRSLEILQGFTARYPEVRVVEFNGNFGQHMAIMAAFEVSRGQIMITLDADLQNPPEEIPKLIAEVEKGHDVVGSIRQKRQDTFFRKTASLMVNVVTRKMTGMKMSDYGCMLRAYHRNVVNNINRCQEASTFIPALAQTFASSPSEVGVAHAERLEGESKYSLYKLIRLNFDLMTGFSVVPLQIFALLGIMTSLFAVAFAIFLLVRRFLVGAEVEGVFTLFAILFFFIGITIFGIGIVGEYVGRIYQEVRRRPRYVVRKVHGTEE, encoded by the coding sequence ATGCCGCAACAGCCGTACATCTCCATCATCATCCCGGTCTACAACGAGGAAGGGAACCTGGACAACCTCATGGCCAGGCTCTACCCGGTCATGCAGGGGCTTGCGCTCCCGTTCGAGATCATCTTCACCGACGATGGCAGCCGGGACCGCTCCCTGGAGATACTGCAGGGATTCACTGCCCGCTACCCCGAGGTCCGGGTGGTGGAGTTCAACGGCAATTTCGGCCAGCACATGGCGATCATGGCCGCTTTCGAGGTGAGCCGCGGCCAGATCATGATCACCCTGGACGCCGACCTGCAGAACCCGCCGGAAGAGATCCCCAAGCTCATTGCCGAGGTGGAGAAGGGGCACGATGTCGTCGGCAGCATCCGCCAGAAGCGGCAGGACACCTTTTTCCGCAAGACCGCGTCGCTGATGGTGAACGTCGTCACCCGCAAGATGACCGGCATGAAGATGAGCGACTACGGCTGCATGCTGCGGGCCTATCACCGCAACGTGGTGAACAACATCAACCGCTGCCAGGAGGCCTCCACCTTTATTCCGGCCCTGGCCCAGACCTTTGCCTCCTCTCCGTCAGAGGTCGGGGTGGCCCATGCCGAGCGGCTCGAAGGGGAGAGCAAATACTCGCTCTACAAGCTGATCCGCCTCAACTTCGACCTGATGACCGGCTTTTCCGTGGTGCCGCTGCAGATCTTCGCCCTTTTGGGGATCATGACCTCGCTCTTTGCCGTGGCCTTTGCCATCTTCCTGCTGGTGCGGCGCTTCCTGGTCGGCGCCGAGGTGGAAGGGGTCTTCACCCTCTTTGCCATCCTCTTCTTCTTCATCGGCATCACGATCTTCGGCATCGGCATCGTCGGCGAGTATGTGGGGAGGATCTACCAGGAGGTGAGGAGGCGGCCGCGGTACGTGGTGCGCAAGGTACACGGAACTGAAGAGTAA
- a CDS encoding formyltransferase, with product MTTTPKIVVCAYHNVGYRCMEELLRQGADVRLVFTHEDSPTEQIWFKSVRELADRHGIPYVTSDINTPENVARVREIAPAFLLSFYYRNMIKPEVLELAARGALNLHGSYLPRYRGRVPVNWAVINGETETGATLHYMVEKPDAGEIVDRERVAIAFTDTAFDVFNKVTDAAVTVIGRAWPQLLVGTAPRIPMDLKSGNYCGGRKPEDGRIDWTRSAVEVYNLVRGVTHPYPGAFTHLGGQKVVIWQAWPLEGSGEPGRIVSREPLLVGTGAGLLEIRSLQVENEAETDAAAFTEQRQLLTAQFK from the coding sequence GTGACCACTACCCCAAAAATCGTCGTCTGCGCCTATCATAATGTCGGTTATCGCTGCATGGAGGAGCTGCTCCGCCAGGGGGCCGACGTGCGCCTCGTCTTCACCCACGAGGATTCGCCCACCGAGCAGATCTGGTTCAAGTCGGTGCGGGAGCTGGCGGACAGGCATGGCATCCCGTATGTCACCAGCGACATCAATACTCCGGAGAACGTGGCGCGGGTGCGGGAGATCGCCCCGGCGTTCCTCCTTTCCTTCTACTACCGGAACATGATCAAGCCGGAGGTGCTGGAACTGGCCGCCAGGGGTGCCCTCAACCTGCACGGCTCCTACCTCCCCCGATACCGGGGGCGGGTGCCGGTGAACTGGGCGGTCATCAACGGCGAGACCGAGACCGGCGCCACGCTCCACTACATGGTGGAGAAGCCGGATGCCGGGGAGATCGTCGACCGGGAGCGGGTGGCCATCGCCTTTACCGACACGGCCTTTGATGTCTTCAACAAGGTGACCGACGCGGCAGTGACGGTCATCGGCCGGGCCTGGCCGCAGCTTCTGGTCGGGACCGCGCCGCGCATCCCTATGGATCTGAAGTCCGGCAACTACTGTGGTGGCAGAAAGCCCGAGGACGGCCGGATCGACTGGACCAGAAGCGCCGTTGAGGTCTACAACCTGGTCCGCGGTGTCACCCACCCCTATCCGGGCGCTTTTACCCATCTTGGCGGTCAGAAGGTCGTCATCTGGCAGGCCTGGCCCCTGGAGGGAAGCGGCGAGCCTGGCAGGATCGTATCGAGAGAGCCGCTCCTGGTCGGGACCGGCGCAGGGCTCCTGGAGATCAGGAGTCTGCAGGTGGAGAACGAAGCGGAAACCGACGCTGCCGCTTTTACTGAGCAGAGGCAGTTGCTTACCGCACAATTTAAATAA
- a CDS encoding bifunctional UDP-4-keto-pentose/UDP-xylose synthase, protein MKVLILGVNGFIGNALTRRILDTTDWEVYGLDMSDNKLEHSIGHPRFHFLEGDITINKEWIEYNIKKCDVVLPLVAIATPVTYVKDPLRVFELDFEENLKIIRQCVKYKKRVIFPSTSEVYGMSPDREFDEESSPLMLGPINKERWIYSCAKQMLDRVIYAYGAHEGFQYTLFRPFNWVGPKLDSISTAKEGSSRVLTQFLYNILAGEPIQLVDGGNQRRSFTFVEDGIDCLMKIIANENGCANAGIFNIGNPGNDLSVRELAEKLIALVKEYPAYREKAENCRIVDITSGEFYGKGYQDMLTRVPSVENAKKCLGWAPKTGIDEALRKTLDFYLIEDKEKIEHLL, encoded by the coding sequence ATGAAAGTACTGATACTAGGCGTCAATGGTTTTATCGGCAACGCCTTGACCCGCCGCATCCTCGACACCACCGACTGGGAAGTCTACGGCCTGGACATGAGCGACAACAAGCTCGAACACTCCATCGGCCATCCCCGCTTCCACTTCCTGGAGGGGGACATCACCATCAACAAGGAGTGGATCGAGTACAACATCAAGAAGTGCGACGTGGTGCTGCCGCTGGTGGCCATCGCCACCCCGGTCACCTATGTGAAGGACCCGCTGCGCGTCTTCGAGCTGGACTTCGAGGAGAATCTGAAGATCATCCGCCAGTGTGTGAAGTACAAGAAACGGGTCATCTTCCCCTCCACCTCCGAGGTCTACGGCATGAGCCCGGACCGAGAGTTCGACGAAGAGAGCTCGCCGCTTATGCTCGGCCCGATCAACAAGGAGCGCTGGATCTACTCCTGCGCCAAGCAGATGCTCGACCGGGTCATCTATGCCTACGGCGCCCATGAAGGGTTCCAGTACACCCTGTTCCGTCCCTTCAACTGGGTCGGTCCCAAGCTCGATTCCATCTCCACGGCCAAGGAAGGGAGCTCGCGGGTCCTCACCCAGTTCCTCTACAATATCCTGGCCGGCGAACCGATCCAGCTGGTGGACGGTGGCAATCAGCGCCGCTCCTTCACCTTTGTGGAGGACGGCATCGACTGCCTGATGAAGATCATCGCCAACGAGAACGGCTGCGCCAACGCCGGCATCTTCAACATCGGCAACCCCGGCAACGACCTGTCGGTCCGGGAACTGGCCGAAAAGCTGATCGCCCTGGTCAAGGAGTATCCCGCCTACCGGGAAAAGGCCGAGAACTGCCGGATCGTGGATATTACCTCGGGCGAGTTCTACGGCAAGGGGTACCAGGACATGCTGACCCGCGTCCCTTCGGTGGAAAACGCCAAAAAGTGCCTCGGCTGGGCACCGAAGACCGGCATCGACGAGGCGCTACGCAAGACGCTGGACTTCTACCTGATTGAGGACAAGGAGAAGATCGAGCACCTGCTGTAA
- a CDS encoding outer membrane beta-barrel protein: MTGIFRTWVLLAALLLLSAQAQAADFDWMKARDSAGQDGAGIQQYLTFKGGGFFPDVSVDGRSLDFDIGTGAELGYGIRPLPYVAAEATIGYYETDYIKDDPLLTHDYAADPFYSLSVVPMALTAKAIVPLSYVDIYVLGGGGMQYLMAKKKISANQELEDDDLTTALYYGGGVALKLGGAGSFAIEVKRIEQLKSTMMGSSFDISGTFLYGSVTMGF; encoded by the coding sequence ATGACCGGGATTTTCCGTACATGGGTACTGCTGGCCGCTCTGCTGCTTCTGTCCGCGCAGGCGCAGGCTGCGGATTTCGACTGGATGAAGGCTCGCGATAGCGCCGGCCAGGATGGGGCGGGCATCCAGCAGTATCTCACGTTCAAGGGGGGCGGCTTCTTCCCGGATGTCAGCGTGGATGGCCGCAGCCTCGATTTCGACATCGGCACCGGCGCCGAACTGGGCTACGGCATCCGGCCGCTGCCGTATGTCGCTGCAGAAGCGACGATCGGTTACTATGAGACCGATTATATCAAGGATGATCCCCTCCTGACCCACGATTACGCCGCCGACCCCTTCTATTCCCTTTCCGTCGTGCCGATGGCGCTGACGGCCAAGGCCATAGTCCCCTTGAGTTATGTCGACATCTATGTCCTCGGCGGCGGCGGGATGCAGTACCTGATGGCAAAGAAAAAGATCTCGGCGAACCAGGAACTGGAGGACGACGACCTGACGACCGCCCTCTATTATGGCGGCGGGGTTGCCTTAAAGCTGGGTGGGGCGGGCTCTTTCGCCATAGAGGTCAAGCGGATCGAGCAGCTGAAAAGCACCATGATGGGGAGTTCGTTCGATATTTCAGGTACGTTTCTGTACGGATCCGTGACGATGGGGTTCTGA
- a CDS encoding 4-deoxy-4-formamido-L-arabinose-phosphoundecaprenol deformylase, giving the protein MTERPATVALKVDVDTFIGTRDGVPRLLETLKRFHIRATFYFSLGPDNSGKAIRRIFRKGFLEKMLRTRAPSVYGLRTMLYGTLLPPPIIGERLPQILQLTEQEGHEIGIHCWDHVKWHDYLPWLPKQSALLELGRASALFEEIIGRRTRTTAAPGWTVTADSLEIQDAMGLTHCSDARGTHPFYPVMEGRFFNTLQIPSTWPTMDELLGENGITTANINDHYLSLLQPGLNVHTIHAELEGKAFSDLFTDLLQRLRNRGVRFMTLDEVAKDVGYDAPACELAMGTIAGRAMPVALQGMNRDA; this is encoded by the coding sequence ATGACTGAAAGACCCGCCACAGTTGCCCTCAAGGTCGACGTTGATACCTTCATCGGTACCCGCGACGGCGTGCCGCGCCTGCTGGAGACCCTGAAGCGATTCCACATCAGGGCCACCTTCTATTTCTCCCTCGGTCCGGACAACTCGGGCAAGGCGATCCGCCGCATCTTCCGGAAAGGGTTTCTGGAGAAGATGCTCCGGACCCGCGCCCCTTCGGTCTATGGCCTGCGCACCATGCTCTACGGCACCCTCCTGCCTCCCCCCATCATCGGCGAACGCCTGCCGCAGATTCTGCAACTAACCGAACAGGAAGGGCATGAGATCGGCATCCACTGCTGGGACCATGTCAAATGGCACGATTACCTCCCCTGGCTCCCCAAACAGTCCGCCCTGCTCGAACTCGGGCGGGCGAGCGCCCTGTTCGAGGAGATCATCGGCCGCCGCACCCGCACCACTGCGGCTCCCGGCTGGACCGTCACCGCCGATTCCCTGGAGATCCAGGATGCCATGGGGCTTACCCACTGCAGCGATGCCCGTGGCACCCATCCCTTCTATCCGGTCATGGAGGGCCGTTTTTTCAATACACTGCAGATCCCTTCCACCTGGCCGACCATGGACGAACTCCTCGGCGAGAACGGCATCACCACTGCCAACATCAACGACCACTATCTCTCCCTGTTGCAACCGGGGCTCAATGTGCATACCATCCATGCGGAACTGGAAGGGAAGGCGTTCAGCGATCTCTTTACCGATCTCCTGCAACGGCTGCGCAACCGCGGGGTGCGGTTTATGACCCTTGACGAGGTGGCAAAGGATGTCGGCTACGATGCACCAGCCTGCGAGCTGGCAATGGGCACCATTGCGGGCAGGGCGATGCCGGTGGCGCTCCAGGGGATGAACCGCGATGCCTGA
- a CDS encoding DUF4911 domain-containing protein, protein MPDATTVRHYRVARRDMVFLKFIVEAYEGMMTMSTVDQREGIVRISSADWAAADSAALLASLQGDITLEEMPDYAAH, encoded by the coding sequence ATGCCTGATGCGACGACTGTCAGGCACTACCGGGTGGCACGCCGCGACATGGTTTTTCTCAAGTTCATCGTCGAGGCCTACGAGGGGATGATGACCATGAGCACGGTCGACCAGCGGGAGGGGATCGTCCGGATCAGCTCCGCCGACTGGGCTGCAGCCGACAGCGCGGCGCTGCTTGCCTCGCTGCAGGGGGATATAACCCTGGAAGAGATGCCCGATTACGCGGCACACTGA